Proteins encoded in a region of the Vicinamibacterales bacterium genome:
- a CDS encoding cytochrome c maturation protein CcmE, which produces MKHKAIKVGITGLVLALSFAGLLYSTMAESTEYYKHVDEVMVAPQSWYGKSLQLHGYVVPNSILRKRNSMEYRFKVQSQGQVVDASYNGIVPDTFQDDAEVVLKGVLSKDGFAVHPNGVMAKCPSKYEAKVDTSGAATAPRTGTE; this is translated from the coding sequence ATGAAGCACAAAGCTATCAAAGTCGGTATCACCGGGCTCGTCCTGGCACTGTCGTTCGCTGGCCTGCTGTACTCCACGATGGCCGAGAGTACTGAGTACTACAAGCACGTCGACGAAGTGATGGTCGCCCCGCAGTCCTGGTACGGCAAGAGCCTCCAACTGCACGGTTACGTGGTCCCGAACAGCATCCTCAGGAAGCGCAACTCGATGGAGTACCGCTTCAAGGTGCAGAGCCAGGGCCAGGTCGTGGATGCCAGCTACAACGGCATCGTGCCCGACACGTTCCAGGACGACGCCGAAGTCGTGCTGAAGGGCGTGCTGAGCAAGGACGGCTTCGCCGTCCATCCCAACGGCGTCATGGCGAAGTGCCCCTCGAAGTACGAGGCCAAGGTGGACACGAGCGGCGCCGCGACGGCGCCGAGAACCGGCACGGAGTAG
- a CDS encoding zinc ribbon domain-containing protein → MSSATSTDPGLRPWQLFLLAGMLAATAVVMVSKGQAMSSVVVLSLTVVSSSLVAMAGYRSLAPLFSAPADTDEVPVIGRARAALEREKALVLRTIKEIEFDHAMGKTAPADFEDMRDRLRVRAAGLLRRLEGSDFRTAVERDLAARATSAGQAPAVVAPPPLAEAPAPPSPATPAPQAPPEAPAPRVPGAVVAPSTLARLCGGCGGVNDVDARFCKHCGSALVGAAS, encoded by the coding sequence ATGAGCTCCGCGACCTCGACTGACCCCGGGCTCCGCCCGTGGCAGTTGTTCCTCCTGGCCGGCATGCTGGCCGCGACGGCCGTCGTCATGGTGTCGAAGGGGCAGGCGATGTCGTCGGTGGTCGTGCTGAGCCTCACCGTCGTGTCGTCGAGCCTGGTCGCGATGGCCGGCTACCGTTCCCTGGCGCCCCTGTTCTCGGCCCCGGCCGACACCGACGAGGTCCCCGTGATTGGACGGGCCCGCGCGGCGCTCGAGCGGGAGAAAGCACTGGTGCTCCGCACCATCAAGGAGATCGAGTTCGACCACGCGATGGGGAAGACGGCCCCGGCCGACTTCGAGGACATGCGCGATCGGCTGCGGGTACGCGCCGCGGGGCTGCTGCGGCGGCTCGAGGGCAGCGACTTCCGCACGGCGGTCGAGCGCGATCTCGCGGCTCGAGCGACCAGCGCGGGGCAGGCGCCGGCTGTCGTCGCGCCGCCGCCCCTGGCAGAGGCTCCCGCACCGCCGTCTCCGGCAACGCCGGCGCCGCAGGCGCCGCCCGAAGCCCCGGCCCCGCGGGTCCCGGGTGCCGTGGTCGCGCCGTCCACGCTGGCGCGCCTGTGTGGCGGGTGCGGCGGCGTCAACGACGTGGACGCCCGCTTCTGCAAACACTGCGGATCGGCACTCGTCGGGGCGGCGTCGTGA
- a CDS encoding DUF721 domain-containing protein, with product MDHARQVLPSVLAGAVRQAPLTPEKVAFAWRAACGAAIANVTQVTLDAGGVLVVRSTDPRWAAELHRLRRELVQRLEPWLGPGVVTEIDVAGRPEPRARRASRRPAPAPENASS from the coding sequence ATGGATCATGCGCGTCAGGTGCTGCCGTCGGTGCTGGCCGGCGCGGTGCGCCAGGCGCCCCTGACACCAGAGAAAGTGGCCTTCGCATGGCGCGCGGCCTGCGGCGCCGCCATCGCCAACGTGACCCAGGTGACGCTGGACGCCGGCGGCGTCCTCGTGGTCCGCAGCACCGACCCGCGCTGGGCCGCCGAACTGCACCGCCTGCGCCGCGAACTCGTCCAGCGGCTCGAGCCCTGGCTGGGCCCCGGCGTGGTCACCGAGATCGACGTCGCCGGACGCCCCGAACCCCGCGCGCGCCGCGCCTCGCGACGTCCAGCCCCAGCACCGGAGAACGCATCGTCATGA
- a CDS encoding acetyl-CoA C-acetyltransferase yields the protein MNEAVIVSAVRIPTGKFLGALKDLSAPALGALVVREAVARAGVDPAAVDECIMGNVVSAGAGQAPARQAALNGGLAHHVAALTINKVCGSGLKAVMLAQQGIQTGDIEIAVAGGMESMSNAPYLLAKAREGLRMGHAQMIDAMIHDGLWCPFENWHMGNAGETVAGAYKVTRDEQDAFAADSHKKAAAAQAAGKFAAELLPVQLPQKKGAPIVFAADESVRADTTPETLRNLKPAFKKDGTVTAGNAPPVNDGAAALVVMSAARAQALGLTPMARIVAQATSGLEPKMLLMTPVEASRKVAKKAGWHLQDVDLFELNEAFAVQAVAVIRELGIDAAKVNVHGGAVALGHAIGASGARVLTTLLYALKDRGGKRGIATLCLGGGNGVALAVEMI from the coding sequence ATGAATGAAGCCGTCATCGTCAGCGCCGTGCGAATCCCCACGGGAAAATTCCTCGGCGCCCTGAAGGACCTCTCCGCGCCCGCCCTCGGCGCCCTGGTGGTGCGGGAAGCCGTCGCCCGCGCCGGCGTCGATCCTGCCGCCGTGGACGAGTGCATCATGGGCAACGTCGTCTCGGCCGGAGCCGGCCAGGCGCCGGCCCGCCAGGCCGCCCTGAACGGCGGCCTCGCCCACCACGTCGCGGCACTCACCATCAACAAGGTGTGCGGGTCGGGCCTGAAGGCCGTGATGCTCGCGCAGCAGGGCATCCAGACCGGCGACATCGAGATCGCGGTGGCCGGCGGCATGGAGTCGATGAGCAACGCGCCGTATCTCCTCGCCAAGGCGCGCGAGGGCCTGCGAATGGGCCACGCGCAGATGATCGACGCGATGATCCACGACGGCCTGTGGTGCCCGTTCGAGAACTGGCACATGGGCAACGCCGGCGAGACCGTCGCCGGCGCCTACAAGGTGACGCGCGACGAACAGGACGCGTTCGCGGCCGACAGCCACAAGAAGGCGGCGGCCGCCCAGGCCGCGGGCAAGTTCGCGGCCGAACTGCTGCCCGTGCAGCTGCCCCAGAAGAAGGGCGCGCCGATCGTGTTCGCGGCCGACGAGTCCGTCCGCGCCGACACGACGCCGGAGACGCTCAGGAACCTCAAGCCGGCGTTCAAGAAGGACGGGACGGTCACGGCCGGCAACGCGCCCCCCGTGAACGACGGCGCGGCGGCCCTGGTCGTGATGTCGGCGGCGCGGGCGCAGGCGTTGGGCCTCACGCCCATGGCCCGCATCGTCGCGCAGGCCACGAGCGGACTCGAGCCGAAGATGCTGCTGATGACGCCGGTGGAGGCGTCGCGGAAGGTGGCGAAGAAGGCCGGCTGGCACCTGCAGGACGTCGACCTCTTCGAGCTGAACGAGGCGTTCGCGGTCCAGGCCGTGGCCGTGATCCGCGAACTCGGCATCGACGCCGCGAAGGTCAACGTCCACGGCGGCGCGGTGGCGCTCGGCCACGCCATCGGCGCCTCCGGCGCCCGCGTGCTGACCACGCTGCTGTACGCGCTGAAGGACCGCGGCGGCAAGCGCGGCATCGCCACCCTGTGCCTGGGCGGCGGCAACGGCGTCGCGCTGGCCGTGGAGATGATCTAG
- a CDS encoding Maf family protein codes for MPQRPERPLVLASASPRRAELLRAAGLAFTIDVADVDETPRRGEPPDTYVRRLAEAKAAAVAARRPGDLVLGADTTVALDGEILGKPEDAEDARRMLRRLAGRAHRVHTGVALVCGSDVRTAVASTTVRFTPLSEDEIAAYVSTGEPMDKAGAYGIQGEAARFVAGVDGPHDNVVGLPIAEVLGLLRDFPEAAGTIAPGSPAGP; via the coding sequence ATGCCGCAACGCCCTGAACGCCCGCTCGTTCTGGCCTCCGCCTCGCCGCGCCGGGCGGAACTCCTCCGGGCGGCGGGGCTCGCCTTCACGATCGACGTGGCCGACGTCGACGAGACGCCGCGGCGGGGCGAACCCCCCGACACGTACGTGCGGCGCCTCGCGGAGGCCAAGGCCGCGGCGGTCGCGGCGCGGCGTCCCGGAGACCTCGTACTAGGCGCCGACACGACCGTGGCGCTCGACGGCGAGATCCTCGGCAAGCCCGAGGACGCCGAGGACGCGCGCCGGATGCTGCGGCGCCTGGCGGGGCGGGCGCACCGCGTCCATACGGGAGTGGCGCTGGTGTGCGGATCGGACGTCCGGACGGCCGTCGCCAGCACGACCGTGCGATTCACGCCCCTGTCAGAGGACGAGATTGCGGCCTACGTCTCCACCGGCGAGCCCATGGACAAGGCGGGCGCCTACGGCATCCAAGGAGAGGCGGCCCGGTTCGTCGCCGGGGTGGACGGCCCGCACGACAATGTGGTCGGGCTGCCGATCGCGGAGGTCCTCGGCCTGCTTCGGGATTTTCCGGAGGCGGCCGGGACGATTGCGCCAGGGAGCCCCGCCGGGCCCTGA
- a CDS encoding aminotransferase class V-fold PLP-dependent enzyme gives MADPCAVTRRRFLGGSAAALGGLTTGLLGETLSAQAPKAPPRALPLADLRPSGALDEAYWWKVRGQFNVVDGLTFMNNGTYGPTPRVVVESLAKYERELAEDPTDNYRNDGRDHVRARMAAFVGASPDEIALTRSTSEGMNIFTRGLDWKAGDEVVFCTHEHGGGIQPLQQVEARYGVKLVRVEIPSPPESVDQIVQIYERAMTPKTRLLMVSHMTYVTGLVSPIKELAELAHGKGALISVDGAHPLGMLDLNLAATGIDHYAAAGQKWLLAGTGTGVCYVKRSVQDRVWPLMGYADLKTTNDPTASSYGARKYELGGQRNVPSFMAMADALDFHEAIGKKNVEARVRQLSTALRAGLKSIPGVKMWTSEDPRFSAGLTLFSVYDIPMGNVVKGIYDFNRVWIRTMATGNLNGVRAATHIYNRPEEVDMLLEAVTHVSKNASKFKSMSMAARGPAEFD, from the coding sequence ATGGCAGATCCGTGTGCGGTAACCCGGCGTCGGTTCCTCGGTGGCTCGGCGGCGGCGCTCGGTGGTCTCACGACGGGATTGCTCGGAGAGACGCTGTCGGCGCAGGCCCCGAAAGCGCCCCCGCGGGCGCTGCCCCTGGCGGACCTCCGGCCGTCCGGCGCCCTGGACGAAGCGTACTGGTGGAAGGTTCGCGGCCAGTTCAACGTCGTGGACGGACTCACCTTCATGAACAACGGCACCTATGGCCCGACGCCACGCGTCGTCGTGGAATCGCTGGCGAAGTACGAGCGCGAGCTCGCGGAGGATCCGACCGACAACTACAGAAACGACGGCCGCGATCACGTGCGCGCGCGCATGGCCGCGTTCGTCGGCGCCTCGCCCGACGAAATCGCCCTCACGCGCAGCACGAGCGAGGGGATGAACATCTTCACGCGCGGGCTGGACTGGAAGGCCGGCGACGAAGTGGTGTTCTGCACCCACGAGCACGGCGGCGGCATCCAGCCGTTGCAGCAGGTCGAGGCCCGCTACGGCGTCAAGCTCGTGCGCGTCGAGATCCCGTCGCCGCCGGAGAGCGTCGATCAGATCGTGCAGATCTACGAGCGCGCCATGACGCCGAAGACGCGGCTCCTCATGGTGAGCCACATGACCTACGTGACAGGGCTCGTCAGTCCCATCAAGGAGCTGGCGGAGCTCGCGCACGGCAAGGGCGCCCTCATCTCGGTCGACGGCGCGCACCCGCTCGGCATGCTGGATCTGAATCTGGCCGCCACCGGCATCGATCACTACGCCGCGGCGGGGCAGAAGTGGCTGCTCGCCGGGACCGGCACGGGCGTGTGCTACGTGAAGCGCAGCGTTCAGGACCGCGTCTGGCCGCTCATGGGCTACGCCGATCTCAAGACCACGAACGATCCGACGGCCTCGAGCTACGGCGCCCGCAAGTACGAGCTCGGCGGCCAGCGCAACGTGCCGAGCTTCATGGCCATGGCCGACGCCCTGGACTTCCACGAGGCGATCGGCAAGAAGAACGTCGAGGCGCGCGTCCGGCAGCTGTCGACGGCGCTGCGCGCCGGCTTGAAGTCGATTCCCGGCGTGAAGATGTGGACGTCGGAGGACCCACGCTTCTCTGCGGGCCTCACGCTCTTCTCGGTCTACGACATCCCGATGGGGAACGTGGTGAAGGGCATCTACGACTTCAACCGCGTCTGGATTCGCACCATGGCCACGGGCAATCTCAACGGCGTCCGCGCCGCCACGCACATCTACAACCGGCCCGAGGAAGTCGACATGCTGCTCGAGGCGGTGACGCACGTCTCCAAGAACGCCTCGAAGTTCAAGAGCATGAGCATGGCTGCCCGCGGGCCGGCGGAGTTCGACTAG
- a CDS encoding heme lyase CcmF/NrfE family subunit, whose amino-acid sequence MSAYAAAASVVGGRRRHTGLIESGVGALYLVAAIMTVATGVIVHAFVVGDFSIRYVQRYSESAQPLGYKLASYWGGLDGSIMFWVFLLSLFGAAAVRINRERHRELIPYVVATLSVVQMFFLFVMIGHNNPFATYLTQAPTAGEGLNPLLQNFYMAIHPPTMYSGFVGLTVPYAFCIAALVTGHLDDSWLRAVRRWTMFAWFFLSLGLTLGMIWAYEELGWGGFWGWDPVENAGLLPWFTATAFLHSVMVQERRGMLRVWNVTLVIVTFFLTLFGTFMTRSGVVQSVHAFGEDRQLALMFTAFMSATLIFSFGWVIYRLPLLKARNELDSWASREAAFLANNWVLLFSAIFVLFATMFPTLSEAIAGERLTVGPPFFNTWMTPVGLILLLLTGTGPLLAWRSTTLANMRQQFQWPILAGLVAGGVTYAVGIRVWTSGLCFVLCGFVAGTITQEFLRGAAVRRQSTGTDMLTALIGLVGRNKRRYGGYVVHLGIVLMFLGFAGEGFGRDEQALLNPGQQVQVDRYVLKLDSIRATEDDQKQMVTANITVSDTSGKVLGTMAPAKWFYRSRPDQPTTEVAIRRSLAQDLYIAMASFELGEQSASVEIHVNELVNWIWVGFGILAVGTGIALLPEQAFAFAAARVGAEATAALVLALALFVPAPARAHGLGAEQDPSAVSSTGPPASTGTIVFRSPLERELADEVMCTCGGCNLPAGTCGMMNCHGKEEQLAKIHDLVSQGMDRDAVLATFVRDAGGQHILSRPLDQGYHRLLWLLPYAFAALSAGGLAVLARQWSRDRAEAEPAAASAALDASLQQQLDDELRDLD is encoded by the coding sequence ATGTCCGCTTATGCCGCCGCGGCCTCCGTGGTGGGCGGGCGGCGCCGCCATACGGGCCTCATCGAAAGCGGCGTCGGGGCTCTGTACCTCGTGGCCGCGATCATGACCGTCGCCACTGGCGTGATCGTCCACGCGTTCGTGGTCGGCGACTTCTCGATCCGCTACGTCCAGCGCTACTCGGAATCGGCGCAGCCGCTCGGGTACAAGCTCGCCTCCTATTGGGGCGGCCTCGACGGCTCGATCATGTTCTGGGTCTTCCTGCTGTCGCTCTTCGGCGCCGCGGCGGTCCGGATCAACCGAGAGCGGCACCGCGAGCTCATCCCCTACGTCGTGGCCACGCTGAGCGTGGTGCAGATGTTCTTCCTGTTCGTGATGATCGGGCACAACAACCCGTTCGCCACCTACCTGACGCAGGCGCCCACCGCCGGCGAGGGCCTCAATCCGCTCCTGCAGAACTTCTACATGGCGATCCATCCGCCAACCATGTACTCGGGCTTCGTGGGCCTCACCGTCCCCTACGCCTTCTGCATCGCGGCGCTGGTGACCGGACACCTCGACGACAGTTGGCTGCGCGCGGTCCGCCGCTGGACGATGTTCGCGTGGTTCTTCCTGTCGCTGGGGCTCACGCTCGGCATGATCTGGGCGTACGAGGAGCTCGGCTGGGGCGGCTTCTGGGGCTGGGATCCCGTGGAGAACGCCGGCCTCCTGCCGTGGTTCACGGCGACCGCCTTCCTGCATTCGGTCATGGTGCAGGAACGCCGGGGCATGCTGCGCGTCTGGAACGTGACCCTGGTGATCGTCACCTTCTTCCTCACGCTCTTCGGCACCTTCATGACGCGGTCCGGCGTCGTGCAGTCCGTGCACGCCTTCGGCGAGGATCGCCAGCTCGCCCTGATGTTCACGGCCTTCATGAGCGCCACGCTGATCTTCAGCTTCGGCTGGGTGATCTACCGGCTGCCGCTGCTCAAGGCCCGCAACGAGCTCGATTCGTGGGCGTCTCGTGAGGCGGCCTTCCTGGCCAACAACTGGGTGCTCCTCTTCTCCGCGATCTTCGTGCTCTTCGCCACGATGTTCCCGACGCTGTCGGAAGCCATCGCGGGCGAGCGGCTCACCGTGGGCCCGCCGTTCTTCAACACCTGGATGACGCCGGTCGGCCTCATCCTGCTCCTCCTGACGGGCACCGGCCCGCTCCTGGCGTGGCGGTCGACGACGCTCGCGAACATGCGGCAGCAGTTCCAGTGGCCGATCCTGGCGGGTCTCGTCGCCGGCGGCGTCACCTACGCGGTCGGCATCCGCGTCTGGACGTCCGGCCTCTGCTTCGTGCTGTGCGGCTTCGTGGCCGGCACCATCACACAGGAGTTCCTGCGCGGGGCGGCCGTGAGGCGGCAGTCGACGGGGACCGACATGCTCACGGCGCTCATCGGGCTGGTGGGCCGGAACAAGCGCCGTTACGGCGGCTACGTCGTGCATCTCGGCATCGTGCTGATGTTCCTCGGATTCGCCGGCGAGGGGTTCGGCCGCGACGAGCAGGCGCTGCTCAACCCCGGACAGCAGGTCCAGGTCGATCGGTACGTGCTGAAGCTGGACTCGATCCGCGCCACCGAGGACGACCAGAAGCAGATGGTCACGGCGAACATCACCGTGAGCGACACGAGCGGCAAGGTGCTCGGGACGATGGCGCCGGCGAAGTGGTTCTATCGCAGCCGGCCCGATCAGCCGACCACGGAAGTCGCCATCCGCCGTTCGCTGGCGCAGGACCTCTACATCGCCATGGCGAGCTTCGAGCTCGGCGAGCAGAGCGCGAGCGTCGAGATCCACGTGAACGAGCTGGTCAACTGGATCTGGGTGGGCTTCGGCATCCTGGCCGTGGGCACCGGCATCGCGCTCCTGCCCGAGCAGGCCTTCGCGTTCGCCGCGGCCCGCGTCGGCGCCGAGGCGACGGCGGCACTCGTGCTGGCGCTGGCGCTCTTCGTGCCCGCGCCGGCCAGGGCGCACGGGCTCGGGGCTGAGCAGGACCCGTCGGCGGTGTCCAGTACCGGCCCGCCCGCCTCGACCGGCACCATCGTCTTCCGGTCGCCGCTCGAGCGCGAGCTGGCCGACGAGGTGATGTGCACCTGCGGCGGCTGCAACCTGCCCGCCGGCACGTGCGGGATGATGAACTGCCACGGCAAGGAAGAGCAGCTCGCCAAGATCCACGACCTCGTGTCACAGGGGATGGATCGGGACGCGGTGCTCGCCACCTTCGTCCGCGACGCCGGCGGGCAGCACATCCTCTCGCGGCCCCTCGACCAGGGCTACCACCGGCTGCTGTGGCTGCTGCCGTACGCGTTCGCCGCACTGTCGGCCGGCGGCCTGGCCGTGCTGGCGCGCCAGTGGTCGCGCGACCGCGCGGAGGCGGAGCCGGCTGCCGCGTCGGCCGCGCTCGACGCGTCGCTCCAGCAGCAACTCGACGATGAGCTCCGCGACCTCGACTGA